The DNA region AGGATTAAACCCGCTTTGATACTTTGCAGCACGCAAAAAAGGGCCGTGGAAACCGCAAGGCAGATTGCCAAACGTTTTGGCAGCAAGATAGTGTATCTTCCGCTTCTCAAGGAACAGGACACTGGCGATTGGACCGGGAAGAGAGTTGACAGCCTGCAAAAAAGATACCCGGATGCGTTCATTAAAAACGGGAAAAAAATGACGAGGATATTTTACAAGGCGCCCAACGGGGAAAATATTGGGAAAATAGAAAAGCGGGCCAGAAAAATAATGTGGCTTGCCAAAAACAAATACAAGGCCAGGCCGCTTCTGATAGTAAGCCATGGAGTCATTGGCAGGATGCTTTATTACGTGGCTGGAAAGAAAAATACCCTCGGGGCTGCAATGGAATGCAAAGTGCCCAACGCAAAACTACTGAGACTGAAAGTTTAGAATGCAGGCTTGAGTGAAGCGGACTTGAAGCTCGTATATTCAAGGGTGCAAATTGCCTAAGCCAGAGGGCACTTATTTCAGCCTTGTGACCTGGACGCGCTCAATGGCGTTGCCGTGCATTTCCTTAACTTCGAATTTCACGTCCTTGAGAAGCAGGGTGTCTCCCTTAAGCGGTATGCGCTTGAGGCAAAAATGCATGAAACCTGCAACAGAGCCAAACCTTTCAGCATCAAGTATGTTCACGTTAAGCTCCTTTTCAATGTCATGCAGCCTTGCAGTGCCTGAAACAAGGAGGATTGACTTGTCAAGCTGGATGAAACTGGGCGGAATTGCACTGTCTTCTATTTCGCCAACAATCTCCTCTAACAGGTCCTCCATTG from Candidatus Parvarchaeota archaeon includes:
- a CDS encoding histidine phosphatase family protein, whose amino-acid sequence is MGDNGGAVYFMRHAQTYGNSRGVLNGTRRNLGLTSIGKIQAREAARKMRIKPALILCSTQKRAVETARQIAKRFGSKIVYLPLLKEQDTGDWTGKRVDSLQKRYPDAFIKNGKKMTRIFYKAPNGENIGKIEKRARKIMWLAKNKYKARPLLIVSHGVIGRMLYYVAGKKNTLGAAMECKVPNAKLLRLKV